ACTCTTTGCTGGACTAGCAGCCCTAAAAAAATCACAATAAAATTTGCATAAAATCTGTTCAAAGGCATAAAATAATGGTATAATAAAAACATCTATTCAATACAAGAAGGGACGTGAGATAAAAATGTGTGATAAATTTAAGAATGTAAAGCATGTAACAGCAAAACAACTCGAAGACATATTAGATAAATTTCATAAGAAACAAATCATCGAGAAAAAGAAAAATTATACATGGCTGATCGTAGGATTGATTATAGTAGGACTTGCAGCTGCAGGATTTGCTGTTTATA
The genomic region above belongs to Firmicutes bacterium HGW-Firmicutes-1 and contains:
- a CDS encoding DUF4366 domain-containing protein; amino-acid sequence: MCDKFKNVKHVTAKQLEDILDKFHKKQIIEKKKNYTWLIVGLIIVGLAAAGFAVYKFFFAPIDDYDDYDDDDYDDIDYDEEYDEDEDEADIQE